One part of the bacterium genome encodes these proteins:
- a CDS encoding Gfo/Idh/MocA family oxidoreductase — protein sequence TLAPGAVFVAYRPRARPARSCYNFHVRPANDRPFGVAIAGAGVIASSHARAVAGLPNARLRAVTDVAAEAAQRRAAEFGVDAYTDLGELLRRPDIDVVSVCVPSGLHAEVGAQAAEAGKHVIVEKPIDVSLEAADRLIATCRRRGVKLAVISQHRFDPGIQAMRAALDAGRFGRLVLGDVIVKWYRTGAYYGSAGWRGTWKLDGGGALMNQGIHWVDVLQWMMGPVDRVVARCSMIAHDIPVEDVALALLTFRSGALGTIEVSTAVYPGLPERIEITGTGGTAVVEMGEVVVWEFKDEKGEVGPYGAKVRTVHRAEAATAPDQAASQIAGHRTQIGDFLQAIADDRDPVITGEEARKPLEIILAVYESARTGREVALPLSRAGQQR from the coding sequence TACGCTCGCGCCGGGCGCCGTCTTCGTCGCCTACCGTCCGCGCGCCAGGCCGGCACGATCATGCTACAATTTTCACGTGCGTCCGGCGAACGATCGTCCGTTCGGCGTTGCCATCGCAGGGGCTGGCGTGATTGCCTCGTCTCACGCCCGCGCGGTCGCGGGCCTCCCAAACGCGCGGCTGCGCGCGGTGACCGATGTCGCGGCCGAGGCGGCGCAACGTCGCGCGGCCGAGTTCGGCGTCGACGCCTACACCGATCTGGGGGAACTGCTGCGGCGCCCCGATATCGACGTGGTGTCGGTCTGCGTGCCGAGCGGCCTCCACGCCGAAGTCGGCGCCCAGGCCGCCGAGGCGGGCAAGCACGTGATCGTCGAGAAACCGATCGACGTGTCGCTCGAGGCGGCCGACAGGCTGATCGCGACATGCCGGCGGCGGGGGGTCAAGCTGGCGGTGATCTCACAACACCGGTTCGACCCCGGCATCCAAGCGATGCGCGCCGCGCTCGATGCCGGCCGGTTCGGCCGCCTGGTGCTGGGGGATGTGATCGTCAAATGGTACCGGACCGGAGCATACTACGGCAGTGCGGGCTGGCGGGGGACGTGGAAACTCGACGGCGGCGGCGCCCTGATGAATCAGGGCATTCACTGGGTGGACGTGCTGCAGTGGATGATGGGACCGGTCGATCGCGTGGTCGCCCGCTGCTCGATGATTGCGCACGATATCCCGGTCGAAGATGTTGCGCTGGCACTGCTCACATTTCGCAGCGGCGCACTTGGCACGATCGAGGTCTCAACCGCCGTCTATCCGGGCCTTCCGGAGCGCATCGAGATCACCGGGACAGGCGGGACGGCCGTTGTGGAGATGGGCGAGGTGGTCGTCTGGGAGTTCAAGGACGAGAAGGGTGAGGTCGGCCCGTACGGCGCCAAAGTCCGGACCGTCCACCGCGCGGAGGCGGCGACGGCGCCGGATCAGGCCGCGAGCCAAATCGCCGGCCATCGAACGCAGATCGGGGACTTCCTCCAGGCCATTGCCGACGATCGAGACCCGGTGATCACCGGCGAGGAAGCGCGCAAACCGCTCGAGATCATTCTGGCCGTGTATGAATCGGCGCGAACGGGACGCGAGGTCGCGCTCCCCCTCAGTCGCGCCGGGCAACAACGGTAG